From Providencia sp. R33, a single genomic window includes:
- a CDS encoding pyridoxal phosphate-dependent aminotransferase, whose product MDRRSFLKSTSLVAGGLALNTLINQASANTASVQLPDTKHPLLLNFNENSLGMSPKAKDAIIAALPNSFRYPDDARAELITNIGSLYDLSDKHISIGNGSSETIQAAVAMLVNKAKSQGRKIQLVTPDPTFNYAELYSLPLDVQITKIPLKADLSFDLEKMEKAANNFDGLSMIYICNPNNPTAMITPHSQLDGWMSKASDNQFFIVDEAYAEFVEDPSFISAIELVKKGQKNLIVTRTFSKIFALAGLRVGYGVAAPEVITAVDEFLSIDNTNTAGAVAALASLKDKAFIAYSLKSNNLSRKIVETALNELGLEYAPSQANFIFHKVKGDVKTYKQRMADANVMVGREFPPAVGWNRLTLGTPEEMEQFVTVLKEFHKKGWA is encoded by the coding sequence ATGGATCGTCGTTCATTTCTAAAATCCACTTCATTAGTAGCTGGTGGATTAGCGCTAAATACACTTATAAATCAAGCTTCTGCTAATACAGCATCGGTACAGCTACCAGATACTAAGCATCCGCTATTACTCAATTTTAATGAGAACTCATTAGGGATGTCCCCAAAAGCGAAAGACGCCATTATCGCTGCTTTACCAAATTCATTTCGCTACCCTGACGATGCTCGAGCTGAATTAATCACCAATATTGGCTCGCTTTATGATTTATCTGATAAGCATATCAGTATCGGTAATGGTTCATCAGAAACCATCCAAGCTGCTGTAGCCATGTTGGTAAATAAAGCTAAAAGCCAAGGGAGAAAAATTCAACTTGTCACCCCTGACCCTACGTTCAATTATGCTGAACTGTACTCACTTCCACTTGACGTACAAATTACAAAAATCCCTCTAAAAGCAGATTTATCTTTTGACTTAGAAAAAATGGAGAAAGCCGCAAATAATTTTGATGGCCTATCCATGATTTATATCTGTAATCCAAACAACCCAACAGCCATGATCACCCCTCATAGTCAGTTAGACGGATGGATGAGCAAAGCTTCTGATAACCAATTTTTTATTGTTGATGAGGCCTATGCTGAATTTGTCGAAGACCCTAGCTTTATCAGCGCAATAGAATTAGTTAAAAAAGGGCAAAAGAACCTTATTGTTACAAGAACATTTTCAAAAATATTTGCACTCGCGGGGTTACGCGTTGGCTATGGAGTAGCAGCACCAGAAGTTATCACTGCCGTAGACGAATTTTTATCCATTGATAACACAAATACAGCGGGTGCTGTCGCCGCCCTTGCTTCATTGAAAGACAAGGCCTTTATCGCGTACAGCCTTAAATCCAACAATTTGTCACGTAAAATTGTCGAAACAGCACTGAATGAATTGGGATTGGAATATGCACCTTCGCAAGCAAACTTTATTTTTCATAAAGTAAAAGGCGATGTAAAAACTTATAAGCAGCGCATGGCTGATGCCAACGTTATGGTAGGACGAGAGTTCCCTCCTGCTGTAGGCTGGAATCGTTTAACACTTGGAACCCCAGAGGAAATGGAACAATTTGTCACGGTTCTAAAAGAATTCCATAAAAAAGGTTGGGCATAA
- a CDS encoding DUF1543 domain-containing protein, whose translation MKLFMFYIGGNAGKSNIEVHDVQFVVAEKPTDAWPALREAWFGDKDKIHIDGYASIQWADGFDVTLSREPSKNNKKLYFANVGGYAPNHLAELHEFDLFVGKTAEEAKQKAIKTLLVDSQQQHKDNLKDVDNCVLLHQVGDFYIHLTENKLGEHFIPQWQGYQPIGL comes from the coding sequence ATGAAATTATTTATGTTTTATATTGGTGGTAACGCCGGTAAATCTAACATTGAAGTCCATGATGTTCAGTTTGTTGTTGCAGAAAAGCCTACAGATGCTTGGCCTGCATTGAGAGAAGCATGGTTTGGAGACAAAGATAAAATACACATCGATGGTTATGCATCTATCCAGTGGGCGGATGGGTTTGATGTTACTTTGAGTAGAGAACCTTCAAAAAATAACAAAAAACTTTATTTTGCGAATGTGGGGGGATATGCCCCAAACCATTTAGCTGAGCTGCATGAGTTTGACTTATTTGTTGGAAAAACAGCAGAAGAAGCGAAGCAAAAAGCGATTAAAACGCTACTCGTTGATAGTCAGCAACAACACAAAGATAATTTGAAAGATGTGGATAACTGTGTGTTACTACATCAAGTTGGTGATTTTTATATTCACCTTACAGAAAATAAGCTGGGGGAGCACTTTATACCGCAGTGGCAAGGTTATCAGCCTATTGGATTATAA
- a CDS encoding HEAT repeat domain-containing protein has protein sequence MKEKIVKNLVELTYGTNNDVKIAAINALGDYKCSIEQQHAIDRLLNLCDDYNKDIAVASITSLSKLAKFFTENQ, from the coding sequence ATGAAAGAAAAAATTGTTAAAAATTTAGTTGAATTAACTTATGGCACAAATAATGATGTTAAAATTGCAGCCATTAATGCATTAGGTGATTATAAGTGTTCCATTGAACAACAACATGCTATCGACCGTTTATTAAACTTATGTGATGATTACAATAAAGATATTGCAGTCGCCTCAATTACCTCACTCAGCAAACTTGCGAAATTTTTCACAGAAAATCAGTAA
- a CDS encoding DinI family protein, with translation MEINIKVSDDSIEQLPAKIYDTFCAELKARVLEVYPSSNLLITHDSGPTTFTTKGFHNDNEAHIVLHELVEDVLKHGHWLKNQ, from the coding sequence ATGGAAATTAATATCAAAGTATCCGATGATTCAATTGAACAGCTCCCAGCTAAAATTTATGATACTTTCTGTGCTGAATTAAAAGCACGAGTTTTAGAAGTGTACCCAAGCAGCAACCTATTGATTACACATGATAGCGGACCAACAACTTTCACAACAAAAGGCTTCCATAATGACAATGAAGCTCATATCGTTTTACATGAGCTTGTTGAGGATGTTTTAAAACATGGTCACTGGCTTAAAAATCAGTAA
- a CDS encoding alanine/glycine:cation symporter family protein translates to MIEFINSLTNIIWGSLLIYLLLGAGLYFTIRSGFIQIRHFGHMFGILKNSKQSDSAGISSFQALCTSLAARVGTGNLTGVAIALTAGGPGAIFWMWVVALLGMATSFVECTLAQLYKTKDDQGNYRGGPSYYMQKGLNQRWMGVLFSIFLIIAFGLVFNAVQANSIAQATAAAFDFNPLYVGIGLVILSGVIIFGGLKSIAKVAELVVPIMALAYLLLAFWVVGHHIERLPDVFMMIIRNAFGLQEAAGGAVGYGVAQAMTQGIQRGLFSNEAGMGSAPNAAASASPYPPHPASQGYVQMLGVFMDTIVICSATAIIILSSGVLDSGVDKINGIELTQLALSSAVGSWGSSFIAIAIFFFAFTSIIANYAYAESNMIFLENNHTAGLFIFRLAALGMVMFGALAEMPFIWKLADLSMGLMAVTNLIAILLLSGIAFKLAKDYNQQLAAGKIPTFDINQHPELKKQFEEGIWEKEQVEKWVEKESSH, encoded by the coding sequence TTGATAGAATTTATAAATTCATTAACGAATATTATTTGGGGTTCGCTGCTTATTTATTTATTACTTGGCGCAGGGCTATATTTTACAATTCGTTCGGGTTTTATTCAAATCAGGCATTTTGGCCATATGTTTGGTATCCTGAAAAATAGCAAACAATCTGATAGCGCAGGGATTTCTTCATTTCAAGCGTTATGTACCAGTTTAGCAGCGCGTGTTGGTACAGGAAACTTAACGGGGGTCGCTATCGCATTAACTGCGGGAGGGCCTGGCGCAATATTTTGGATGTGGGTTGTGGCATTGCTTGGAATGGCGACGTCGTTTGTTGAATGCACATTAGCACAGCTGTATAAAACAAAAGATGACCAAGGGAATTACCGTGGTGGGCCTTCATATTATATGCAAAAAGGCTTAAATCAACGTTGGATGGGTGTTCTTTTTTCTATTTTCCTCATTATCGCATTTGGGTTAGTATTTAACGCTGTTCAAGCTAACTCAATTGCCCAAGCGACTGCAGCTGCTTTTGACTTCAATCCACTTTATGTCGGTATTGGCTTAGTTATTCTTAGTGGCGTCATTATTTTTGGTGGATTAAAATCAATAGCAAAAGTGGCTGAGCTCGTTGTACCTATTATGGCGCTTGCTTATTTGCTGTTAGCTTTCTGGGTTGTTGGTCACCACATCGAACGTTTACCAGACGTTTTTATGATGATTATCCGTAATGCTTTTGGGCTACAAGAAGCCGCAGGGGGCGCTGTAGGCTATGGGGTTGCTCAGGCGATGACTCAGGGCATTCAGCGAGGTTTATTCTCTAATGAAGCGGGAATGGGATCCGCACCGAATGCAGCGGCTTCTGCGTCTCCTTATCCGCCTCATCCAGCTTCCCAAGGGTATGTTCAAATGCTTGGGGTTTTTATGGATACGATTGTTATCTGTAGTGCGACTGCCATTATTATTTTATCGTCTGGGGTATTAGATAGTGGAGTTGATAAAATCAATGGTATCGAATTAACGCAATTAGCATTGTCATCAGCAGTAGGGAGCTGGGGAAGCTCATTTATTGCAATTGCGATCTTTTTCTTTGCTTTTACATCAATAATTGCGAACTATGCTTACGCTGAAAGTAATATGATCTTTTTAGAAAATAACCACACTGCTGGGTTATTTATTTTTCGTTTAGCGGCGCTTGGTATGGTGATGTTTGGCGCATTAGCGGAAATGCCATTTATTTGGAAGTTAGCTGATTTATCTATGGGGTTAATGGCCGTGACGAACCTTATTGCAATTCTTCTATTATCGGGGATCGCATTCAAATTAGCTAAAGATTACAACCAACAATTAGCGGCGGGGAAAATTCCTACATTCGATATTAACCAACATCCAGAATTGAAAAAACAATTTGAAGAAGGGATTTGGGAAAAAGAGCAGGTCGAAAAATGGGTTGAAAAAGAAAGCTCCCATTAA
- the yddG gene encoding aromatic amino acid DMT transporter YddG, whose product MKLGQYAATLYGVISILLWSTMVGLIRSVSENFGPVGGAALVYTIGSIVLVLAMGFPKIKQYPKRYLFWGTLLFVSYEICFVLALGLANNRQQAIELGMVNYLWPSFTIALAVFFNRQRFTLLLAIGLVLAFMGLVWVISGDQPLSIESILANIQSNPLCYFLAFIGAIFWSFYSNVTKRISGGHNGMVLFFIMTAIGLWVLYLFSAPSEFNITPNSLTLLLIAAIATGGANALWTFAVIKGNVAFLGTLSYFTPVISTAFASVLLSTALTLGFWQGVLMVTIGSIVCFLATRQKQVK is encoded by the coding sequence ATGAAACTAGGTCAATACGCAGCGACACTGTATGGGGTTATTTCTATCTTACTGTGGAGCACTATGGTTGGATTGATCCGCAGTGTTAGTGAAAACTTCGGCCCTGTAGGCGGTGCGGCATTAGTGTATACCATTGGTTCAATTGTTTTAGTTTTGGCAATGGGCTTCCCAAAGATAAAGCAATACCCTAAACGTTATTTATTTTGGGGGACATTGTTATTCGTCAGTTATGAAATATGTTTTGTGCTCGCACTCGGTTTAGCCAATAACCGACAGCAAGCTATTGAGCTGGGAATGGTGAATTATTTATGGCCAAGTTTTACCATCGCATTAGCCGTTTTTTTTAATCGTCAGCGTTTTACCCTATTACTTGCTATAGGGTTAGTCCTTGCGTTTATGGGGCTTGTCTGGGTTATTTCTGGCGATCAACCACTTTCTATTGAGTCTATTTTAGCCAATATTCAAAGTAATCCACTTTGTTATTTTCTCGCCTTTATCGGCGCGATTTTTTGGTCATTTTATAGTAATGTGACGAAACGTATTTCAGGTGGTCATAATGGAATGGTGCTCTTTTTTATTATGACAGCAATAGGGTTGTGGGTTCTTTATTTATTTAGTGCGCCTAGTGAATTTAACATTACGCCAAATAGCCTGACTTTATTACTTATCGCTGCTATTGCGACAGGTGGTGCGAATGCATTGTGGACTTTCGCTGTCATCAAAGGAAATGTCGCCTTTTTGGGCACACTCTCATATTTCACCCCTGTTATTTCAACGGCATTTGCTTCCGTATTATTAAGCACAGCATTGACATTGGGCTTCTGGCAAGGGGTTTTAATGGTCACCATTGGTTCAATTGTCTGTTTTCTTGCAACAAGGCAAAAACAGGTTAAATAA
- the yidA gene encoding sugar-phosphatase — MSIKLVAIDLDGTLLNPQHQISPAVKDAVIQASQKGVYVVLASGRPFSGIAPYLKELGLDTANNYCISNNGSVIHQASDGSHLVETPLDFDDFEYFEELSRNVGIHMHALADNTMFTANRHISHYTVMDAYLTNTPLVYCPANEMDRSLAFTKFMMIDHPETLEMGISYIPENVFENYALTRTSPYFLEISNKAANKGAALQIICEKLGLTPDKVMSIGDQNNDIQMLQYASVCVAMGNAVEPIRKMAKFITGTNEEDGVAIAINKFINV; from the coding sequence ATGTCTATCAAACTGGTTGCTATTGATTTAGATGGCACATTACTCAATCCCCAACATCAAATATCCCCCGCAGTTAAAGATGCCGTCATACAAGCCAGTCAAAAAGGGGTTTATGTCGTACTCGCATCAGGGCGCCCCTTTTCAGGGATCGCTCCTTACCTTAAAGAGTTAGGTCTAGATACCGCTAATAATTATTGTATTAGTAACAATGGCAGTGTTATCCACCAAGCGAGCGATGGTAGCCATTTAGTAGAAACGCCATTAGACTTTGATGACTTTGAATATTTTGAAGAATTAAGCCGAAATGTGGGTATTCACATGCATGCCCTTGCAGATAACACGATGTTTACCGCTAATCGTCATATTAGCCACTACACCGTAATGGATGCTTATCTCACCAATACACCACTGGTATATTGCCCTGCCAATGAGATGGACCGTTCCCTTGCCTTCACAAAATTTATGATGATTGACCACCCAGAAACATTGGAAATGGGTATCAGTTATATTCCTGAAAATGTCTTCGAAAATTATGCACTGACGAGAACCAGCCCTTACTTTCTTGAAATATCCAATAAAGCGGCTAATAAAGGTGCAGCACTTCAGATAATCTGTGAAAAATTGGGGCTAACCCCTGATAAAGTCATGAGCATTGGCGACCAAAATAATGATATCCAAATGCTGCAATATGCCAGTGTTTGTGTTGCGATGGGAAATGCTGTAGAGCCTATACGTAAAATGGCGAAATTTATCACCGGTACGAATGAAGAAGATGGTGTTGCTATCGCCATTAATAAATTTATTAATGTCTAA
- a CDS encoding helix-turn-helix domain-containing protein, whose translation MPQDNHLALVYALSKWIEEHLGRVIHLEELAAYSGYSLWHMQKIFKEVTGISLGKYIRQRRLAGAVNLLRNSNQTIFDIALDFGFGSQSHFTYMFRKEYGITPFDFRQNDQIQLDIKEPLHLTREYE comes from the coding sequence ATGCCACAAGATAATCACTTAGCACTTGTCTATGCGTTGAGTAAATGGATAGAAGAACATCTGGGTCGAGTCATACATCTGGAAGAGCTCGCAGCCTATTCAGGCTACTCACTTTGGCATATGCAAAAAATATTCAAAGAAGTCACTGGGATTTCCTTGGGAAAATACATTCGCCAACGCCGTTTAGCTGGCGCCGTTAATTTGCTACGCAATAGTAACCAAACTATCTTCGATATTGCCCTCGATTTTGGTTTTGGTTCTCAATCTCACTTTACCTATATGTTCCGTAAGGAGTATGGCATTACGCCATTTGATTTTAGGCAAAATGACCAAATCCAACTTGATATCAAAGAGCCGCTGCATTTAACTCGAGAGTATGAGTGA
- the mgrB gene encoding PhoP/PhoQ regulator MgrB produces MIVITVSVLLVCLFLYLLAMDSVCDQGGDNFIFGICRVTDLLPF; encoded by the coding sequence ATCATTGTTATCACAGTTAGTGTTTTGCTTGTTTGCCTATTTCTGTACTTGCTTGCCATGGATAGCGTTTGCGATCAGGGAGGCGATAATTTTATTTTTGGAATTTGCCGTGTAACCGACTTGTTACCATTTTGA
- a CDS encoding amino acid permease, whose product MAQEQQMLKRGLKNRHIQLIALGGAVGTGLFLGIATTIQMAGPSVLLGYALCGVIAFLIMRQLGEMIVQEPVAGSFSHFAFKYWGGFAGFLSGWNYWFMFILVGMTELTAAGKYMQHWWPELPIWVSAVIFFIAVNAVNLINVRSYGETEFWFALIKVVAVVAMIIFGCYLLLSGHGGPQAKVSNLWEYGGFFAKDFHGLLMALAIIMFSFGGLELVGITAAEAEDPEKSIPKAINQVVYRILIFYIGSLAVLLALYPWVDLDGKTSPFVLIFHELGDLLVANTLNFVILVAALSVYNSGAYATSRMLFGLAQQNNAPKFLSKVNKGGVPVMALLVSGIATSGGILISFVMEGKAFELLMSLVVTTLVLNWIMICVSNLKFRAAMNKQGIATKFKSIWYPFGNYLCLAFLLLILGIILTMDGLRVSVLMIPVWIGVLWIGYQFSGAKKQELAKRQQS is encoded by the coding sequence ATGGCGCAAGAGCAGCAAATGCTAAAGCGGGGATTGAAAAATAGGCATATCCAGTTGATTGCATTGGGGGGCGCTGTTGGTACAGGCTTGTTCCTTGGAATTGCAACAACCATACAAATGGCAGGGCCATCTGTTCTGTTAGGTTATGCATTGTGTGGCGTTATCGCCTTTCTGATTATGCGTCAATTGGGCGAGATGATTGTACAAGAGCCTGTTGCGGGTTCTTTTAGTCATTTCGCTTTTAAATACTGGGGTGGTTTTGCGGGCTTTTTATCCGGCTGGAACTACTGGTTTATGTTTATCCTCGTCGGCATGACAGAATTAACTGCCGCTGGGAAATACATGCAACATTGGTGGCCAGAGCTACCAATTTGGGTATCTGCGGTCATATTTTTTATTGCCGTTAATGCGGTAAACTTGATTAATGTTCGTTCTTACGGTGAAACCGAATTTTGGTTTGCATTAATTAAAGTTGTTGCCGTTGTCGCCATGATTATCTTTGGTTGCTATCTTCTGCTAAGTGGCCATGGTGGGCCACAGGCTAAAGTCAGTAACTTGTGGGAATATGGTGGCTTTTTTGCGAAGGACTTCCACGGGCTTCTGATGGCGCTTGCTATTATCATGTTCTCGTTTGGTGGTTTAGAGCTAGTGGGGATCACGGCGGCTGAAGCGGAAGATCCTGAGAAAAGCATTCCAAAAGCTATCAACCAAGTTGTTTACCGTATCTTGATTTTCTATATCGGTTCACTTGCTGTCCTGTTGGCGCTTTATCCGTGGGTTGATCTCGATGGTAAAACAAGTCCATTTGTCTTGATTTTCCATGAGTTAGGCGACTTGCTGGTTGCGAATACCTTAAACTTTGTGATTTTGGTTGCGGCTCTTTCTGTCTATAACAGTGGCGCTTACGCAACAAGCCGTATGTTATTTGGTTTGGCTCAGCAAAATAACGCACCGAAATTTTTATCTAAAGTGAACAAAGGTGGTGTCCCTGTTATGGCATTACTGGTTTCTGGTATTGCAACGTCAGGTGGGATACTGATTAGCTTTGTGATGGAAGGAAAGGCATTCGAATTATTGATGTCCTTAGTCGTCACCACGTTGGTATTGAACTGGATTATGATTTGCGTTTCAAACTTGAAGTTCAGAGCTGCAATGAATAAACAAGGTATAGCTACCAAATTTAAGAGTATTTGGTACCCGTTTGGTAACTACCTGTGCTTAGCATTCCTGCTGTTAATCTTAGGTATTATTCTTACCATGGATGGATTACGTGTTTCTGTTCTGATGATCCCTGTGTGGATCGGCGTACTGTGGATTGGTTATCAATTCTCTGGTGCGAAGAAACAAGAACTAGCAAAACGCCAACAAAGCTAG
- the pagP gene encoding lipid IV(A) palmitoyltransferase PagP: MRVYKKRQWVIGASILLGASLGMSTPALAQDQSTNLWDTFKGNVSSTWDSDQYELYVPAVTWHNRAMYDKKKTDEYNERPWGIGFGKYRYDEDNDWHAIYAMAFKDSHNDWEPIGGYAYQKMWIPGDLDGFRMGAGFTLSVTARKDMYYIPIPAPLPLVSVEYDRLSLQATYIPGTYNNGNVLFAWLRWQW; encoded by the coding sequence ATGAGAGTTTATAAAAAAAGACAATGGGTCATCGGTGCCTCAATACTACTGGGCGCTTCCCTTGGCATGTCAACACCTGCACTTGCGCAAGACCAATCAACCAATCTTTGGGATACTTTCAAAGGGAATGTGAGTTCCACTTGGGATTCCGACCAGTATGAACTGTATGTTCCCGCTGTCACATGGCACAACCGTGCAATGTACGACAAAAAGAAAACTGATGAGTACAATGAGCGCCCTTGGGGGATCGGCTTTGGTAAATACCGTTATGATGAAGATAATGACTGGCACGCGATTTATGCCATGGCATTCAAAGATTCACATAATGACTGGGAACCTATTGGTGGCTACGCCTACCAAAAAATGTGGATCCCCGGAGACCTTGATGGTTTTCGTATGGGAGCGGGTTTCACATTAAGTGTCACTGCACGTAAGGATATGTATTACATTCCAATCCCCGCGCCGCTTCCTTTAGTTTCAGTCGAATATGACAGGCTTTCACTTCAAGCAACGTATATTCCTGGAACCTACAATAACGGAAACGTCCTGTTTGCCTGGTTGCGTTGGCAGTGGTAA
- a CDS encoding YjjI family glycine radical enzyme: MMKRQEPLTDYQAKCLAIATDKLLSPRQKANFLAIEAESHIPYLAMSEPLAEALNERVICDMYEGSAPYKPRYVLPDYAKFLKQGSSYLELAPAEDFDDALNHLMIIYNHVPSVTGFPVFLGYLDKILMPYVGEYTEEQLYPKLKRFWVMLDRTLPDAFMHANIGPDDNLICRLILRIDAELKQVAPNLTFVYHPQRTPESLFLQAIENICECSKPHIANDLVHSAAFDEQGYGIVSCYNSLPVAGGGSTLVRINLREVALRSQNSDDFLQNQLKKYCDLQMELIETRSAFLFEESNFFQTSFLVHEGLIEPQRFAPMFGIFGLAEAVNLLMEKDGMKGHYEPNSPALPLSYQISEQLADYVEATPVKYGYKQRAMLHAQSGISSDIGTTPGARLPYGEEPDPVSHIQAVAPHHKYYLSGISDILTIDETIKQNPQALLQLCKGAFSCGMREFTANVASNDLVRVTGYMVRLSDIEKFKAEGSRSNTTWLGEEATKNCKITARQQRVISHEQSMRYAE; this comes from the coding sequence ATGATGAAGCGCCAAGAACCTTTAACCGATTATCAAGCCAAATGTTTGGCCATCGCCACGGATAAATTATTATCTCCCAGACAAAAAGCCAACTTTTTAGCCATTGAGGCAGAAAGTCATATTCCCTATCTTGCAATGAGTGAGCCTTTAGCAGAAGCACTAAATGAACGCGTTATTTGCGACATGTATGAAGGGAGTGCGCCGTATAAGCCCCGTTATGTTTTACCTGATTATGCTAAATTTCTTAAGCAGGGCTCTAGCTACTTAGAGCTAGCACCTGCGGAAGATTTTGACGATGCACTGAATCATTTGATGATTATTTACAATCATGTACCTTCGGTTACTGGTTTCCCCGTTTTCCTTGGATATCTTGATAAAATATTAATGCCTTATGTGGGGGAGTATACAGAAGAGCAGCTTTATCCGAAGCTAAAACGTTTCTGGGTGATGTTGGACCGTACCTTACCTGATGCGTTTATGCATGCCAACATTGGGCCTGATGATAATCTCATTTGCCGTCTGATCTTGCGTATTGATGCAGAGTTAAAGCAAGTTGCACCAAACCTCACGTTTGTTTATCACCCGCAAAGAACCCCTGAGTCACTTTTCTTACAAGCCATTGAAAATATATGTGAATGCAGTAAACCACATATTGCCAATGACCTTGTACATAGTGCTGCATTTGATGAGCAAGGCTACGGTATTGTCAGTTGCTATAATTCTTTGCCTGTTGCAGGTGGTGGCAGCACGTTGGTGCGTATCAACTTAAGAGAAGTGGCTTTACGCAGCCAAAATTCCGATGACTTCCTACAAAATCAACTGAAAAAATATTGTGATTTACAAATGGAGCTCATCGAAACGCGCAGTGCGTTTTTATTTGAAGAGTCTAACTTCTTTCAAACCAGTTTCCTTGTGCATGAAGGGTTGATTGAACCGCAGCGTTTTGCACCGATGTTTGGTATTTTTGGTTTAGCGGAAGCCGTCAATCTGTTAATGGAAAAAGATGGGATGAAAGGCCACTATGAACCTAATTCTCCAGCCTTGCCGTTATCTTACCAAATCAGTGAACAACTGGCGGATTACGTTGAGGCAACCCCTGTTAAATATGGTTATAAACAACGGGCGATGCTGCATGCACAGTCAGGGATCAGCTCAGACATTGGCACAACGCCAGGTGCACGTTTGCCTTATGGAGAAGAGCCTGACCCCGTTTCGCATATTCAAGCTGTCGCGCCACATCATAAATATTACTTATCTGGGATCAGCGATATCTTAACTATCGATGAAACCATCAAGCAAAACCCGCAAGCGCTCTTACAGTTGTGTAAAGGGGCATTTAGCTGTGGTATGCGTGAGTTTACGGCAAATGTGGCCAGCAACGATTTAGTACGTGTCACTGGGTATATGGTGCGTTTGTCCGATATTGAAAAATTCAAGGCGGAAGGGTCGAGAAGTAATACCACGTGGTTAGGGGAAGAAGCGACAAAAAATTGCAAGATTACAGCACGGCAACAACGAGTGATTAGCCATGAGCAATCGATGCGCTACGCTGAATAA
- a CDS encoding YjjW family glycine radical enzyme activase, with protein sequence MSNRCATLNKIIPFSCVDGPGNRQVIFLQGCNLRCLNCHNPYTMALCDDCGDCVVTCPHGGLSMVDGKVIWDNMACQLCDTCLQTCTKNSSPMTTPLSVSEAISSLNKNVMFLNGVTISGGEATTQLPFIVDLFKAIKASPTLNHLTCFIDSNGHLAKAGWKRVIDYTDGVMIDLKAWSDEYALRLTGKDNQRVFETIQLLANAGKLYELRLLYIPQQTDYQKHIDALAELLNSLPSTTRIKINAFQQHGVKNEAANWPAATQTDVEAFAAQLRERGVDNIHLPNVYL encoded by the coding sequence ATGAGCAATCGATGCGCTACGCTGAATAAAATCATTCCGTTCTCATGTGTGGATGGGCCGGGGAACCGGCAAGTGATTTTCTTGCAAGGCTGCAATTTGCGTTGTTTGAATTGCCATAATCCATATACCATGGCGCTGTGCGATGACTGTGGGGACTGTGTGGTTACCTGTCCCCACGGGGGCTTATCAATGGTGGATGGCAAAGTCATTTGGGACAATATGGCTTGCCAGCTTTGTGATACGTGCCTGCAAACCTGCACAAAAAATTCAAGCCCAATGACAACGCCGCTCAGTGTGAGCGAGGCCATCAGTAGTTTGAATAAAAACGTGATGTTTTTAAATGGTGTGACGATAAGCGGTGGGGAAGCAACAACTCAGCTTCCCTTTATTGTTGATTTATTTAAAGCCATCAAGGCATCGCCAACACTTAACCATTTAACTTGCTTTATTGATAGCAACGGTCATCTTGCAAAAGCAGGGTGGAAGCGAGTAATAGACTATACCGACGGGGTGATGATCGATTTAAAAGCCTGGAGCGATGAATACGCACTGCGGTTAACGGGAAAAGATAACCAGCGCGTTTTTGAAACAATTCAATTATTAGCAAATGCAGGGAAATTATACGAACTGCGCTTATTGTATATTCCGCAGCAAACCGACTATCAAAAACACATTGATGCGCTGGCGGAATTACTCAATTCATTGCCATCGACAACACGAATAAAAATTAATGCATTTCAGCAGCATGGTGTTAAAAATGAAGCGGCAAATTGGCCGGCAGCAACCCAAACTGATGTAGAGGCATTTGCGGCTCAGTTGCGTGAGCGTGGCGTTGATAACATTCATTTACCCAATGTTTATTTATAA